The window AGTCTTTTCATGTTCAGGACTCCCATTTTGAACAATTTATTTTTTTGCCTTGTCGAAGGCCTGGGCGACGTCTGCCCAGAGATCCTCGACATTTTCCAATCCGACATTGAAGCGGATGGTACGGGGGCTGACGCCGAAGCGCGCCATCGAATTCAAACCCGGCGTCTGCTCGAGCGAAGCCTTTGCCGGCACGACCAGGCTTTCGTGGCCGCCCCAGCTGACGCCGATGCGAAACAGCTTCAGCGCATCGACAAAAGCCGGGATGTCGACATCCTCGGTGACCTCGAAGGAGAAAAGCCCGGCATAGCCGGCGAGCGTTTTCTTGCCGGGATGATTGGAATAAACGGGGTGGTTGACCCGCTCGACCTTGCCATGCGCCTTCAGCCGCTCGGCCAGCGTCAGCCCGCTCTTCATGTGGTGCGGCAATCTCAGCGGCAGCGTGCGCAGGCCGCGCAGCAGCAGCCAGCCTTCGAAGGGCGACAGCTTGGCGCCGAGCTGGGAATAGGTCTGCTCGTTGATGCGCTTGATGTGGGCCGCCGACCCCGCCACCACGCCGGCGACGGTGTCGCTGTGGCCGCCGAGATATTTCGAGGCCGAATGCAGCACCAGGTCGACGCCATGCGAGATCGGCTTCTGGAAGACCGGCGTCGCCCAGGAATTGTCGATGGATGTGACGATACCCTGCTCCTTGGCCAGCCGTGCCAGATGGGCGATGTCCTGCAGCTCGAACATCATCGAAGTCGGGCTTTCGAGATAGAGCAGCCTGGCGCCGGGAAGGGCAGCGGCGACCGCGTCGGGGTCGGAGCCGTCAACATAATCAACCTTGATGTTGAGGCGCGGAAACAGCCGCTCGAACAGCCGGTAGGCGTCACCATAGCAGTTGCGCACGGCAAGGATGCGCTCGCCGGCGCCAACGAAGGCAAGCACGGTGGCGCTGATCGCCGCCATGCCGCTGGAAAAGCCGCGCGCGGCCTCCGCCCCTTCAAGCGCCGCGATGCGGGCCTCGAACTCCATCACCGTCGGGTTGTCGCCGCGCGAATAGATCGGCTGCTTGCGTCGGCCGGCAAAGGTGTCGGCCATGTCGGCATAATTGGCGAAGGTGAACAGCGAGGTCTGGTAGATCGGCGGCACCACCGCGCCGTCCGGGAACGGGTCGTCATGCGCCAGCAGTGTCGCCGCCTCGCCGAGATAGTCGCCGGCCAGGGACGCGGGGTCGAAATCGGTCGGGTGCTCGTTCATTTTCGGTCCGAAAGTTTGAGGTTGGCGGCGCCGCGCTTCAGATCGTCCTCGACGGTGGCGATGAGCTTCAGCGCTTCGGCGCGGGCTCCGGCCGGATCGTGCGCGGCGATGCAGTCGAAGATGGTGCGGTGATAGGGAAAGCTGGCATGGCCGAAATCGCGCACGCCGAGCGGATGTTCCCAGAAGCGGTGGAACAATTCATGCATGGCGGCGATGATCTGCTCGAACAGCGGATTACCGGAGGCGCGGTAGATCGACTGGTGGAACTCCCAGTCCTCTTCCGAGGACATGCCGGCGCGGGTCCGGAAAGCCTCTTCCATGATGTCGAGCTTGCGCTCGATCTCGGCGATCTCGGCCTTGCCGGCGCGGACGGCGCAGAGTGCCGCGGCCTCGGCCTCCAGCGCGCGGCGGATCTCCAGCGTGCGCATCAGGCCGGAAAAATCATTACCGCCGGCCAATGTCAGCGGCATGTGCAGCATGTCGGGCGAGACGGCGGTCTTCAGATAGGTGCCTGAGCCCTGCCGCCGCTCGACGAGGCCCAGCCCCTCCCAGCGGGTCAGCGCCTCGCGCACCGTGTTGCGGCTGACCTTGAGGCGCTCGGCCAGAATGCGCTCGGTCGGCAGCTTCCCGCCGGGGCCCAGCGCCTCCTGCCGGACGAAGCCGGCCAACGCTTTCAGCACCGCGTCGTCGCGGGCCGTGGTCTGGATGGGCGGGAGGAGATCGGTCACGCCAAGCTTTACCGAAAGTGGTCCAATGGTCCAACCAATTTCTGCATGAACGAAGTGGTGAGTCAACCGTGATATTCGGGTTCAATTGGGAGATTTTGGCCGGCTTATGCGCCGACGGCGCAGCCGCTCACGCGCCGACCTCCATGCCGAGCCGATCGGCCTGAGACTGGGCGACCTGCGGCGGACCCTCAAGGACCCAATGTGATCGAATGGCGGCCTGGCCGGCTTCGGTCAGCGCGTAGACGCCGCGCTCGGCCCTGGCGAACCAGCCATAGTAATTGTGCAGCAGGATGCTGGCCGCGCGCGGCGAAAGCACTTTGAGATCGCGCGGCCGCTTCGGGCCTTCGGCCATGGCAGCGGCGCAGGCGAGCGCTTCCTGCCGGTAGGCGGTCATGATCGGTTTTCTGCTGCTGCCGCCGATCGCCGGATCGCCCTTGCGGCGGTGATGTTCCTCGATCAGGCGGGAGCGCCGCCTGGGATCGCGGCGAGGCGGCACGGCGGCGGGGCTGAGCAGCAGCTCGACCTTGCCCTTGCCGTCGACCGCCAGCAGCCCGAAACCCAGCCGCCGGCAGAGCGCGCGAAACCGGCGGTCATGCTCGCGGCCCTTGCCGCGCGCCGACTGCCGAGCCGCGAGCCAGACCTCGTCGCAGGCGGCGGCGCGGTCGACGCCCTGCAGCACGAGCTCGAGGTTGAACTGCAGCTTCAGCTCGCAGATGACGACGACCGGCGGCTCGCCATCGCGCAGCCCGACGATATCGCAGCGGCCGACTTCGCCCTTGACGGTGAAGTCGAGGCTCTCGAGAAACCGCTTCACCGGGCCGTAGAGGGACGTCTCCTGCATGACACAGGCATAACCGATTCGAACCGGCGCGGCACCTGAACGGCGCTCGCCAATCCAACCCGCTGCGTTCCGTGGATTACTGCCTGGCGAACTGGCCCGAATAGGTTTGTCCGGCAAGCGTATAGGTGCCGGCCAGCACTCCATCGGAGAGCATCGTGAAGGTGAGATCCGCCCCGTTCGGGAGGCGCCCAATCTTCAATGTGTTGCCGACAATCCTGCCGGCGCCGTCGGCCACTCCCGGCTTGTTGTCGGCCACATCGCCCCACGCATAGCTGACCGTCACCTGCCCGCCTGGAGAAACCGTCAGCACGGCCAGCTTGCCTTCATAGATGCCATTGAGCTGGCCGGCCCATATGCCCGAAAATGCGGCATATTTGGCCGGAACGCCCTTGCCGGGGGGAGTGATGGTTACGGTCTCGTCCAGCACCGCCGAATTTGGGGCAGCAGGGGCCGCGACAGCAGCCAACGCGGGTTGAGATGGGGGCTCGGGCGGCGACTCGGAAGCCGACTGGCAGGCAACGAGCGCGAAGGCCGTCAAGCCGAGGATCAGAAAAGGGCCGAGAATCAGAAAAGAACTGTTTGGTGGAGCCAATCGGGATCGAACCGACGACCTCTTGAATGCCATTCAAGCGCTCTCCCAACTGAGCTATGGCCCCACTCCCGGCAGTCGGCCGGCGCCGTTTCCGGCGAAGAGATCCGGCGCGGGCCGAAGACCGCGCCGTCGTTAGTGCTGGCGGCTTCTAGCGCCGCCTTCGGTCAAGATCAAGCCTTCAAAGGGCGCTTTTTCGTCACAAGCCAGGAAGGCCGGCAAACGATCGCGCCAAGCGCCGGATCAGACCTCGTCGTCATCGTCGCCGACGCCGATCATGTCGGCAACGTCGTCGTCTTCTTCCTCTTCGTCGGCAAGGAAGGTGTCGTCCTCGTCTTCGCCGAGATCGACATCCTCGTCCTCACCGAGATCGGGCAAATCGTCGCCGCCGGCCTTGGTCTCCTCGTCCGCCTCTTCGAGCGAGACGATCTCGGCACCCTCTTCTTCCTCGGTGTCCAGTTCCTTTTCGGCGACTTCCTCGTCTTCTTCGACGGCGGAAATCTTGCCCTCCTCGAAATAGGAACGCGGATAGCTCTTGCCGGTATAAGGCGAGACGACCGGGTCCTTGTTCAGGTCGTAGAATTTCCGACCCGTTTCGGGGTCGATGCGTTTGGTGCCAAGTTCAGCTTTTGCCACAGCAAGCCTCGTCAGTAAAAGAACGGTCCCCTTAGCGGCAGTTTGCGACGCTGTCAAAGCCAAAAGCCGGCATCATAAAACCCTGTCTTGAAAGGTCTCGCGCCAGGGGATGACCATTGCCCAACGCCGTGATACGAGACCGCCGCACACAACGAATTCCAGCCGGGTCCGCCGGCATTCTGTTTGGAAAAGACCATGTCCCACGCTGCCGCCCCGAAGCCGGCCACGGCCCGCAAGTCCCCAGCGCTGAACGGCGCGGCGCGGGTGCCGGGCGACAAGTCGATCTCGCATCGCTCCTTTATGTTCGGCGGGCTCGCCTCCGGCGAGACGCGCATCACCGGCCTGCTCGAAGGCGAGGATGTGATGCGCACGGGAGCGGCGATGAAAGCGATGGGCGCGCATATCGAAAAGAAGGGAGCCGAGTGGGTGATACGCGGCACCGGCAACGGCGCGCTCTTGCAGCCGGAAGGCCCGCTCGACTTCGGCAATGCCGGCACCGGCTCGCGGCTGACCATGGGCCTGGTCGGCACCTATGACATGGAAACCACCTTCATCGGCGACGCCTCGCTCTCCGGCCGGCCGATGGGCCGGGTGCTCGAGCCGCTGCGCCAGATGGGCGTGCAGGTGCTGAAGGCAGCACCCGGCGACCGCATGCCGATCACGCTGCACGGGCCAAAGCACGCAGCCCCCATCACCTACCGCGTGCCGATGGCCTCGGCGCAGGTTAAATCTGCGGTGCTGCTGGCCGGCCTCAACACGCCAGGCATCACTACCGTGATCGAGCCGGTGATGACGCGCGACCATACTGAAAAGATGCTCAAAGGTTTCGGCGCCAATCTGAGCGTCGAGACTGACGAGCGCGGCGTGCGCCATATCTTCATCGAAGGCCAGGGCAAGCTCATTGGGCAGACGATCGCCGTGCCGGGCGATCCTTCCTCGGCCGGCTTCCCGCTGGTCGCCGCGCTTATCGTGCCGGGCTCCGACATTACGATCGAGAACGTGCTGATGAACCCGACCCGAACCGGGCTTTTGCTGACGCTGCAGGAAATGGGTGGCCGGATCGACATCCTCAACCCGCGCAATGCCGGCGGCGAGGATGTCGCCGACTTGCGTGTTCGATACTCCGAATTGAAGGGTGTCGCCGTGCCGCCCGAACGGGCGCCGTCGATGATCGACGAATATCCGGTGCTGGCGGTTGCCGCGAGCTTCGCCGAGGGCGAGACGCTGATGCAGGGGCTGGAGGAATTGCGCGTCAAGGAATCCGACCGGCTGTCGGCCGTCGCCAACGGGCTGAAGCTCAACGGCGTCGATTGCACGGAAGGCGAGGCGTCGCTCGCCGTGCGCGGCAGGCCCGGCGGCAAGGGACTCGGCGGCCACGCGAATGGCCGGGACACGACGGTGCAGACCCATCTCGACCACCGCATCGCCATGAGCTTTCTGGTGATGGGGCTGGCGACAGAGAAGCCGGTGACGATCGACGACCAGGCGATGATCGCGACGAGCTTTCCGGAGTTCATGGGGCTGATGAAGGGATTAGGCGCGGAAATCGAGTGACGGGTGATGGCAATCGCAAACCTGGAAAATTGGCGTCCGACATCCCTCCCTTCGTCATCCTGGGGCGAAGCAAGGAGCAAAGCGACGCGGCGCAGACCCCAGGATCCATGCCGTGACTTTGAAGCGTCGCAACGGTGCAGAATTCTGGTTCGCTGCACTCTTCGGCTGATGTCACGGCATGGATCCCAGGGTCTCCGCTTCGCTACGCCCTGGGATGACGAAGGCGCGAGGGTTTGTCGCCAAGCAAACGAAGCGTCGGTCCATCCATGACCCCGATCTTCACCATCGCCATCGACGGCCCCGCAGGTGCGGGCAAAGGCACGCTGGCCCGCCGGCTCGCCGACCACTACCGGCTGAACCTGCTCGACACCGGGCTCACCTATCGCGCCGTCGCCCACAAGCTGCTAGAGCTCGGCCTGCCGCTCGACAATGTCTCGGCGGCGGAAACCGCGGCGCGGCAGGTCGATCTGTCAGACCTCGACCGCACGGTGCTGTCGGCGCATGCGGTGGGCGAGGCCGCCTCGAAAGTCGCCGTCATCCCGTCGGTGCGGCGCATCCTGGTCGAAAAGCAGCGCGACTTTGCAAAAAAGTCGCCGGGCGCGGTGCTCGATGGCCGCGACATCGGCACGGTCGTGTGTCCCGACGCCGCGATAAAACTCTATGTGACGGCAAGCGCCGAAGTGCGGGCGAGACGTCGCTTGAATGAAATCGAAAGCATGGGCGGCACGGCCGATTTCGGCGAAATCCTCGCCGACATCGAGCGCCGTGACGAGCGCGACATGGGCCGAGCCGACTCCCCGCTCAAGCCGGCTGCCGACGCGCACTTGCTTGATACCAGCGAAATGGCTATAGAAGCCGCGTTCCTGGCGGCGAGAGCGATCATCGACGACGTGCTCGCCAAGAGAAACAAGGCCTGAGCCTGGGTTTTCTCCCGTGTTTCCGTTGTCGGAGACAGAGAAAATACCCATATCGGGCACGAACCAGCCTGCCAGCATTCTTCATGCGCCGGACTTGCCGCTTAAGAAGCGGCCAAGGGCACTTTGCCCGGAACGCCGGCAGGCCAACGCAACGCTAACCCACGGCGCCCGCTCCGCTCAATTTGCGGGGCATCCAGGAGAAACAATGTCTGTAGCTAATCCCTCTCGCGACGATTTCGCGAGCATGCTCGAAGAATCATTCACCGCCGGCCATTCCGGCGAGGGCCAGGTTGTCCGGGGCACGATCACCGCGATCGAAAAGGACATGGCCATCATCGATGTCGGCCTCAAGGTCGAAGGCCGCGTGCCGCTGAAGGAATTCGGCGCCAAGGGCAAGGAAACCTCCCTCAAGGTCGGCGACACCGTCGAAGTCTATGTCGAGCGCATCGAGAACGCGCTGGGCGAGGCCATGCTGTCGCGCGAGAAGGCTCGCCGCGAGGAGAGCTGGGTGCGCCTGGAAGAGAAGTTCACCAAGGGTGAGCGCGTCGAAGGCGTCATCTTCAACCAGGTCAAGGGCGGCTTCACCGTCGACCTCGACGGCGCCGTGGCGTTCCTGCCGCGCAGCCAGGTCGATATCCGTCCGATCCGCGACGTCTCGCCGCTGATGCACAACCCGCAGCCCTTCGAGATCCTCAAGATGGATCGTCGCCGCGGCAACATCGTGGTATCGCGCCGCACCGTGCTCGAGGAGAGCCGCGCCGAACAGCGTTCGGAAATCGTGCAGAACCTCGAGGAAGGCCAGGTGGTCGAGGGCGTGGTCAAGAACATCACCGACTACGGTGCCTTCGTCGACCTCGGCGGCATCGACGGCCTGCTGCACGTCACCGACATGGCATGGCGCCGCGTCAACCATCCGACCGAGATCCTCAACATCGGCCAGACGGTCAAGGTGCAGATCATCCGCATCAACCAGGAAACCCACCGCATCTCGCTCGGCATGAAGCAGCTCGAGTCGGATCCGTGGTCGGATATCGGCACCAAGTTCCCGATCGGCAAGAAGATCAAGGGCACCGTCACCAACATCACCGACTACGGCGCCTTCGTCGAGCTGGAGCCGGGCATCGAGGGTCTCATCCACGTTTCGGAAATGTCGTGGACGAAGAAGAACGTGCATCCCGGCAAGATCCTGTCGACGACTCAGGAAGTCGACGTGGTGGTGCTCGAGGTCGATCCGGCCAAGCGCCGCATCTCGCTCGGCCTCAAGCAGACGCTCGAGAATCCGTGGGAAGCCTTCGCACGCAACCATCCGGTCGGCAGCCAGGTCGAGGGCGAGGTCAAGAACAAGACCGAGTTCGGCCTGTTCGTCGGGCTCGACGGCGACGTGGACGGCATGGTCCATCTCTCCGACCTCGACTGGACCCGTCCGGGCGAGCAGGTGATCGAAGAGTACAATCGTGGCGACATGGTCAAGGCGCAGGTGCTCGACGTCGACATCGAGAAGGAGCGCATCTCGCTCGGCATCAAGCAGTTGGCCCGCGACACGGTCGGCGAAGCGGCGACTTCCGGCGAATTGCGCAAGAACGCCGTCGTCACCTGCGAGGTCACCGGCGTCAAGGATGGCGGCCTGGAAGTGCGGCTGGTCGACAGCGGCCTCGAGACCTTCATCAAGCGCTCCGACCTCAGCCGCGATCGCGACGAGCAGCGCCCCGAGCGCTTCACCGTCGGCCAGAAGGTCGATGCGCGCGTCATCGCCTTCGACAAGAAGACCCGCAAGCTGCAGGTCTCGATCAAGGCGCTGGAAATCGCCGAGGAGAAGGAAGCGGTCGCCCAGTACGGCTCGACCGACTCCGGCGCCTCGCTGGGCGACATCCTGGGCGCGGCGCTGAAGAAGCAGGGCAGCTAAGCGCTTTCCCACAACCCGAAAACAAAACCCCGCCGGAGCGATCCGGCGGGGTTTTTCTTTGGCGGAATGTCTATGGCATCAGGCTCGGCCGTAGAGCGGCGCCAGCGTGCCGCTCATCGCCTGGTTGGCCGGCGAGGCAAGATAGGCAATCGCTTCGGCTGCCGCCTCCAGACTGACCCATTTGGCGACATCGGCATCCGGCATGGCGGCGCGGTTTGCCGGCGTGTCGAGCGTCGAAGGCGCCACGGCATTGACCAGGATGCCCTTGCCCTTCAGCTCCTCGGCCATTGCCACCGTCATTGCGGCGACGGCTGCCTTGCTCATCGCATAGGCGACCATGCCGGAGCCGCGGCGCGGATCGAGCCCGGCGCGCGCGGTGACGTTGACGATGCGTCCGGCCGTGTCGGATGCCAGCATCGAACGCACCGCCGCGCGGCTGCACAGGAACGCGGTGCGGACATTGGTGTCCATCATTTCGGCAAAGGATGCCGATTCGATCTTTTCCACCGGAGCCATGGTGAATCCGCCGGCGAGATGGATCGAGCCCCAGAGCTCCGGCACATTGTTGTAGAAAGCATCGACCTTTTCCGGATCCGACAGATCGACATTGTGCGCCAGGTGGACGCTCGCATGCGCCGGGTAAGGGAAATGCGGCGGAGCCGCGGCATGGGCGTTGGGCACGTAGCAGATGGCGCCCTGCTCCAGCAACCTGCCGACAACCGCGCCGCCGAGCGCGCCTGTGCCGCCTGTGACCACGACATGTCTGCCGTTAAGCGTTTCCGTCATAGTTCAACCGCTCCTGTCATTTTTATGATTATGCTTCTTGTGGTTATGCCGCCCCAATTTTCGAACGTCGCGCCTTTCGCGCTGTCACTCAATTGAAATATCGGCATGGCTGGCGCAGCGTCTTTGCATGTGTCATCGGGCCGGCGCGGCGCCAATGCGACGATGGCGGGCTGGCGGCAGCCAGGATCTTCAGTCGATGGTGATCTCGACAAGGCGTGGCCGCCCGGCCGCCCGCGCGCGCTTCAGCGCATCGGCGAGGCCGCCAACACCGCTCAGACGCTCGGCCCCGATGCCGTAAGCCTCGGCGAGCTTGCAGAAATCCGGCGGCGCCGGCGACACGCCGACCGGCTCGACGCCGACATCCAGCATCGAGGTCTCGATCTCGCGGTAGCCGCGATTGTTCCAGACGACGAAGATGACCGGCGCTTTCGCATCGAGCGCGGCACCAAGCTCCGCCAAGGTGAACTGGAAGCCGCCGTCGCCGGTGAGACACACGACCGGCGCATCCGGCACCGCAAGGACAGCGCCGATCGCCGCCGGCGGACCGTAACCCAGCGCGCCGAAACCGGTTGCGGCGTTGAACCAGCCGCCCGGCCGGTCGTGATCGTAATAAAGATTCGCGGCATAGATCGGCTGCGTGGAATCGCCGACGATGATCGCGCCGGGCAAGGCGTCGCGGATCACTTCGACGGCCCGTACCTGCGCCACATAATCCGGTTTCAGCTCGGCGAGCGCTGCCTCTCTTGCCGTGGCTGCGCGGGCTTCGCCGTCTTTTGCGGCGACGTGGTCAGGGCCGATCTCGGCCAGGAGCGCACGCAACGCCTCGGCGCAATCGGCCTGGATGCCGACCGTCACCGGGCGGCGGGCGAGCTGGTCGGCGCCGATGTCAATGCGGATCAGCTTCGACGGCAGCACGAAGCCGCCATCGGCATAGCCGTCATAGTCGGTCGGGCCGAATTCGGTGCCGGCCGCTAACACCAGATCGGCGCCGGCCATCAGCGCGCGCATCGCCTTCAGGCTGGGGCTTGCCGGCACACAGAGCGGATGGCGATGCAGCAGGCCGCGCGCATTGGCGGTCTCGACGACCGGCGCGCCGAGCGCTTCAGCAAGGCGCTTCAGCGCCGGTTCGGCCCGCTTCGCCCCGCCGCCGGCCAGGATAAGCGGCCGCCGGGCGGCTTTGATGAGCCTTGCAGCTTCGGTGATCGCCGCCGCTGCCGGCGCGGGCGGCGTAGCGTTGGTCAGCACAGCCGCGATGCCGTCTGCCGGCTTCACCATAACATCGGTCGGGATCTCGATATGGACCGGTCCCGGCCGCGCGGAGGCGAACAGCGCGAAGGCGCGGGCGAGCGCGCCCGGCAATTCGTCAGCCTCGGTGACGCGTTGCGAGAACAGCGCCACCTTCTCCATCATGCCGCGTTGGTCGGGCAGTTCGTGCAGGAAGCCGAGGCCTTTGCCCAGCGTGTCGATGGCGTTGACGCCGGAGATCACCAGCATCGGCACCGAATCGGCGCGCGCCTGGCCCATGGCGGTGATGGTGTTGGTGAGGCCCGGCCCGGTGATGACGAAGGCGACGCCCGGCCGGCCGCTGGCGCGTGCATAGCCGTCGGCCATGAAGCCGGCCCCCTGCTCGTGGCGCGGCGTGACGTGGCGGATTTTTGACCGCGCAAGCCCGCGGTAGAGCTCGACCGTATGCACGCCCGGAATGCCGAAGACGGTGTCGACGCCATGCGCCTCGAGCAACGTGATGAGCGCTTCGCCGAGCGTGGTCATTGGTTTTCTTCCCTTCTCACTTTTCCTGGAATTGCTGTAGCGGCGCAAGGCCGAGTTCGGCCTCGACAGCCTTGATGCCTATCGCTGCCAATTCGCCGGGCGAGAACATCTCGCCGGCAAGGCAGCCTTCGATCCAGAGCCCGTCGATGATTGCATTGATCGCGATGGCATGATGGCGCAGCCGGCTCGCGTCCGGCTTGCGCTGTTCGGCGGCGAGCACCTCGGCCACAACCGCTTCCACCTCATTGCGAAAGCCAAGGTAGCCTTCGCGGTGGGCACGGGCCAGGGTCGCATCCGCACTGGCGCGGCCGAGGAAGGTTGCCCAGAGCGAAAACACCCGCGCATCGATGATCGGCGCGTTGAGGTTGGCGGTGATGAAAGCCGCCAAGCGTTGGCGTGGCGAGGCATCTTCCATGACCAATGCTGCTTTCGCCTGCTCGGTCATGCGGCCGACCAGTGCCGTATAGGCTTCCTGCAGCAATTCTTCCTTGCCGGGGAAATAGTGCCGGATCAGCCCGGCGGTGACGCCGGCACGCAGCGCGATGGTGCGCAAGGTGGCGCCCTGCAGACCATATTGCGCTACGCTGTCGAGAGTCGCTTCGATCAGGTCCTGCCGCCGCCGCTCCTCGCCCTCGCGACGGAACTTGCGGCGCGCGTTCATTGGCGCAGGATCGGCCGCGTCAGGCATGTCGGCCCGCCTTCGCAGGCGATGCAGAGCGCATCCGCCTCGAAGATTTCAACCGTGCAGCCGGCGGCCTCCATCGCGGCTTTGGTCCTGGGAAAGCCTGCAACGGCAATGATCTTGAGCGGGCTGGTCGGCAGTACGTTCAGGCTAAGGCCATTGGACGCGGCGAACTCGTCGGCGTCGCCTTCGACCAGCCGGATGCCGCGCGCCTTCAGCATCTGATAGAACGGGGCCGGCAAAAGCGGTGAATAGACCAGCGCCAGGTCGTCAGCCAGCGGGCTGATCACCGACATCAGATGCAGGCACGCCTCTTCGCCCTGCCACAGCGGCAGGTCAAAGCCGTAGACGGAAATGCCCAGCGGCGTCAGCAGGTTGGAAACCTGCTGGATGCCTTCCTGGTTGGAGCGGATGCCGCGCCCGATCGCCAGCGTGCGGCCATCCAGCCACACACAATCACCGCCTTCGACCTGGCCCGGAGCCTCGACGCGGCCGAGAATCGGAATGCCCAGACTTCTGTAGGTTTCCTCATGCAGGGAGGGCTCCCTGGCGCGCAATGGTTTGCCCATGGACAGGATCAGCGCGCCGCGGTCGGTCATCAGCGATGGGTCATGCGTGAACACCGAATCCGAAAGTCCGTCGGCCTTGTCCTCAATCCATTCGATTTCGGCGCCGGATGCCGCCACCAATTCGGCGAGGACTGCGTGCTGCGAGGCGGCTTTCGCCGGGTCGAATGTCGGGCCGTAGTGCCATGCAGCCCTGTCGGCGCCGCGCATGGCATTGGTTGCCGCCCGCATGAGCACACGCCGCAGCGGCGCCGCCATGGACTGTGATCCGAAAGCGCTCAATCGATGCCCTTTTTAAGCTGAAAAAAATCGAGAAAATTTCATCGGAGGCTATTTATACACTTGCACAATAAGGCCGCAAGTGCCGTAATGAGCGGGATTGACGGGCTCGCGCTGTTGGGTCCATGCTGAAGTCTGGAGCGGGCAATACAGCGTATGTTGATTAGCCGGATAGACGTTCGACGAACTGCCGTCGACCATACAGAGGTCACCCGGTGAGCGCGGTGGAAGCTGCCGCAGTCTTACCCGGCAAGGTCCAGGACGGCGCCGCCGAAGCCATCCATGTCGAAAACCTGCATAAGAAATTCGGCCATTTGCATGTGCTGAAGGGCGTTTCGCTGTCGGCGCGCGACGGCGAGGTAATCGCCATCATCGGCGGCTCGGGCTCGGGCAAGTCGACGCTGCTGCGCTGCATCAACTGCCTGGAGAACCCGACCAGCGGCATCATCCGGGTCAATGGCGAGGAGATAAAGCTGAAGGCCGACAGCCACGGCCACACCATTCCCGCCGACCGCAAGCAGATCGAGCGCATCCGCTCCAAGCTCGGCATGGTGTTCCAGAATTTCAATCTGTGGAGCCACATGACGCTGATCGAGAACGTCATCGAGGTTCCGGTGCATGTGCTGGGCGTCAAGCGCGACGAAGCGATCGCCCAGGCCGAGAAACTGCTTGCCCGCGTCGGCCTGGCCGAGAAGCGCGACGTCTATCCTGCCTATCTGTCGGGCGGCCAGCAGCAGCGCGCCGCGATCGCCCGGGCGCTGGCGATCAATCCGCGCGTCATGCTGTTCGACGAACCGACCTCGGCGCTCGACCCGGAGCTGGTCGGCGAGGTGCTGAAGGTGATCGGCGACCTGGCGCGCGAGGGGCGCACAATGGTGCT is drawn from Mesorhizobium sp. B1-1-8 and contains these coding sequences:
- a CDS encoding TetR family transcriptional regulator C-terminal domain-containing protein, whose amino-acid sequence is MPDAADPAPMNARRKFRREGEERRRQDLIEATLDSVAQYGLQGATLRTIALRAGVTAGLIRHYFPGKEELLQEAYTALVGRMTEQAKAALVMEDASPRQRLAAFITANLNAPIIDARVFSLWATFLGRASADATLARAHREGYLGFRNEVEAVVAEVLAAEQRKPDASRLRHHAIAINAIIDGLWIEGCLAGEMFSPGELAAIGIKAVEAELGLAPLQQFQEK
- a CDS encoding ABC transporter ATP-binding protein, which codes for MSAVEAAAVLPGKVQDGAAEAIHVENLHKKFGHLHVLKGVSLSARDGEVIAIIGGSGSGKSTLLRCINCLENPTSGIIRVNGEEIKLKADSHGHTIPADRKQIERIRSKLGMVFQNFNLWSHMTLIENVIEVPVHVLGVKRDEAIAQAEKLLARVGLAEKRDVYPAYLSGGQQQRAAIARALAINPRVMLFDEPTSALDPELVGEVLKVIGDLAREGRTMVLVTHEMKFAREVATHVVYLYNGLVEEEGTPEQIFGTPKSERLKQFLRNVG
- a CDS encoding SDR family NAD(P)-dependent oxidoreductase, coding for MTETLNGRHVVVTGGTGALGGAVVGRLLEQGAICYVPNAHAAAPPHFPYPAHASVHLAHNVDLSDPEKVDAFYNNVPELWGSIHLAGGFTMAPVEKIESASFAEMMDTNVRTAFLCSRAAVRSMLASDTAGRIVNVTARAGLDPRRGSGMVAYAMSKAAVAAMTVAMAEELKGKGILVNAVAPSTLDTPANRAAMPDADVAKWVSLEAAAEAIAYLASPANQAMSGTLAPLYGRA
- a CDS encoding dimethylarginine dimethylaminohydrolase family protein, producing the protein MAAPLRRVLMRAATNAMRGADRAAWHYGPTFDPAKAASQHAVLAELVAASGAEIEWIEDKADGLSDSVFTHDPSLMTDRGALILSMGKPLRAREPSLHEETYRSLGIPILGRVEAPGQVEGGDCVWLDGRTLAIGRGIRSNQEGIQQVSNLLTPLGISVYGFDLPLWQGEEACLHLMSVISPLADDLALVYSPLLPAPFYQMLKARGIRLVEGDADEFAASNGLSLNVLPTSPLKIIAVAGFPRTKAAMEAAGCTVEIFEADALCIACEGGPTCLTRPILRQ
- a CDS encoding 5-guanidino-2-oxopentanoate decarboxylase gives rise to the protein MTTLGEALITLLEAHGVDTVFGIPGVHTVELYRGLARSKIRHVTPRHEQGAGFMADGYARASGRPGVAFVITGPGLTNTITAMGQARADSVPMLVISGVNAIDTLGKGLGFLHELPDQRGMMEKVALFSQRVTEADELPGALARAFALFASARPGPVHIEIPTDVMVKPADGIAAVLTNATPPAPAAAAITEAARLIKAARRPLILAGGGAKRAEPALKRLAEALGAPVVETANARGLLHRHPLCVPASPSLKAMRALMAGADLVLAAGTEFGPTDYDGYADGGFVLPSKLIRIDIGADQLARRPVTVGIQADCAEALRALLAEIGPDHVAAKDGEARAATAREAALAELKPDYVAQVRAVEVIRDALPGAIIVGDSTQPIYAANLYYDHDRPGGWFNAATGFGALGYGPPAAIGAVLAVPDAPVVCLTGDGGFQFTLAELGAALDAKAPVIFVVWNNRGYREIETSMLDVGVEPVGVSPAPPDFCKLAEAYGIGAERLSGVGGLADALKRARAAGRPRLVEITID